One genomic segment of Kocuria rhizophila DC2201 includes these proteins:
- the leuC gene encoding 3-isopropylmalate dehydratase large subunit yields MSTTTQTAAPRTLAQKVWDDHLVRRGEGVHPDLLYIDLHLLHEVTSPQAFEGLRLAGRGLRRTDLTIATEDHNTPTEDIFSTIADETSRKQIETLRRNCEEFGVRLHSLGDAEQGIVHVVGPQLGLTQPGMTVVCGDSHTSTHGAFGALAFGIGTSEVEHVMATQTLPLAPFKTMAITVEGTLKPGVSSKDIILAVIAKIGTGGGQGYVLEYRGSAIRSLSMEARMTMCNMSIEAGARAGMIAPDQTTFDYVQGRPHAPQGEEWDVAVEYWRGLRTDEGAQFDREVVIDADKLEPFVTWGTNPGQGVPLSRAVPDPEDAGDDDAKDAARRALSYMGLQAGTPMKQIPVDTVFLGSCTNSRIEDLRAAAEILKGRSKAETVRMMVVPGSAKVRLQAEAEGLDRVFREFGADWRFAGCSMCLGMNPDQLAPGERCASTSNRNFEGRQGKGGRTHLVSPVVAAATAVRGTLSAPSDLDPVA; encoded by the coding sequence ATGAGCACCACCACGCAGACGGCCGCACCGCGCACGCTCGCGCAGAAGGTGTGGGACGACCACCTGGTCCGCCGCGGCGAGGGCGTACACCCGGACCTGCTCTACATCGACCTCCACCTGCTCCACGAGGTCACCAGCCCCCAGGCGTTCGAGGGGCTGCGCCTGGCCGGGCGCGGACTGCGCCGCACGGACCTCACGATCGCCACGGAGGACCACAACACCCCCACGGAGGACATCTTCTCCACCATCGCGGACGAGACCTCCCGCAAGCAGATCGAGACGCTGCGCCGCAACTGCGAGGAGTTCGGCGTGCGGCTGCACTCCCTCGGTGACGCCGAGCAGGGCATCGTGCACGTGGTGGGCCCCCAGTTGGGGCTGACCCAGCCCGGGATGACCGTGGTGTGCGGTGACTCCCACACCTCCACGCACGGCGCGTTCGGGGCGCTCGCGTTCGGCATCGGCACCTCCGAGGTGGAGCACGTGATGGCCACCCAGACGCTGCCGCTGGCCCCGTTCAAGACCATGGCCATCACGGTGGAGGGCACCCTCAAGCCGGGGGTGAGCTCCAAGGACATCATCCTGGCCGTGATCGCCAAGATCGGCACGGGCGGGGGGCAGGGCTACGTGCTGGAGTACCGGGGCTCGGCCATCCGCTCGCTGTCGATGGAGGCACGGATGACCATGTGCAACATGTCCATCGAGGCCGGTGCCCGCGCCGGGATGATCGCCCCGGACCAGACCACGTTCGACTACGTGCAGGGCCGCCCCCACGCGCCGCAGGGCGAGGAGTGGGACGTCGCCGTGGAGTACTGGCGCGGGCTGCGCACGGACGAGGGCGCGCAGTTCGACCGCGAGGTGGTCATCGACGCGGACAAGCTCGAGCCGTTCGTCACGTGGGGAACCAACCCGGGTCAGGGCGTGCCGCTGTCCCGGGCCGTCCCCGACCCCGAGGACGCCGGGGACGACGACGCCAAGGACGCCGCCCGGCGGGCCCTGAGCTACATGGGGCTGCAGGCGGGGACCCCCATGAAGCAGATCCCCGTGGACACCGTGTTCCTGGGCTCGTGCACCAACTCGCGGATCGAGGACCTGCGGGCCGCGGCCGAGATCCTCAAGGGCCGTTCCAAGGCGGAGACCGTGCGCATGATGGTGGTCCCGGGCTCCGCCAAGGTGCGGCTGCAGGCCGAGGCCGAGGGGCTGGACCGGGTGTTCCGCGAGTTCGGCGCGGACTGGCGCTTCGCGGGCTGCTCGATGTGCCTGGGGATGAACCCGGACCAGCTCGCACCGGGGGAGCGCTGCGCCTCCACGTCCAACCGCAACTTCGAGGGCCGCCAGGGCAAGGGCGGGCGCACCCACCTGGTGTCCCCGGTGGTCGCCGCCGCCACGGCGGTGCGCGGCACGCTGAGCGCCCCCTCCGACCTCGACCCGGTGGCCTGA
- a CDS encoding GTPase — protein sequence MSPRARGAASLSERITGLAQATEIAQGRLDDAAVQQARQVLHRAGERRALSADHTVVGFFGATGSGKSSLFNAVVGQDLARTAVRRPTTSSPLAAVWGDEGSRPLLDWLDVADRHVVGPALSVATGRGRRAGTATGGLVLLDLPDFDSVTREHRDIVQRMVGLVDVVVWVVDPQKYADAVLHQDFVQPLSRHGAVTMVVLNQADRLAPADVPSVLGSLRELLAQDGLPATGPSAPVAVSARTGDGVAELRGRIHEVAAGRAAAGARLEADVVHAAEELARAAGEGDPHGIDPAASERLTEGLARAAGIDMVADAAARSYRLRAGRHTGWIATRWLSRFRKDPLKRLHIESHDKFADPGVHRTSLPPMNASQKAAADSAVRGFADEVSRGAGEPWRRSVRGAARRHEQRLPDALDQAVARTRFSARSASWWWIAVDVLQWLAMAVTVLGLLWLLGLFLADYFQLQLPPPPTVEGFPLPVPTLMVAAGVALALFLALTGAVLASLASRARARTVRRRLLRSVRETAHAEVEVPVEHELAAHREFTAGLERAASSVA from the coding sequence GTGAGCCCCCGGGCGCGCGGCGCGGCCTCGCTCTCCGAACGGATCACCGGCCTCGCCCAGGCCACCGAGATCGCGCAGGGCCGGCTGGACGACGCGGCGGTCCAGCAGGCGCGCCAGGTGCTGCACCGCGCGGGGGAGCGCCGCGCCCTGTCCGCGGACCACACGGTGGTGGGCTTCTTCGGGGCCACCGGCTCCGGCAAGTCCAGCCTCTTCAACGCCGTGGTGGGCCAGGATCTCGCCCGCACCGCGGTGCGGCGGCCCACCACCTCCTCGCCCCTGGCCGCCGTGTGGGGGGACGAGGGCAGCCGCCCGCTGCTCGACTGGCTGGACGTCGCGGACCGCCACGTGGTGGGCCCGGCGCTGAGCGTGGCCACCGGGCGCGGCCGCCGTGCCGGGACGGCCACCGGCGGTCTGGTGCTGCTGGACCTGCCGGACTTCGACTCCGTGACCCGCGAGCACCGGGACATCGTCCAGCGCATGGTGGGGCTCGTGGACGTGGTCGTGTGGGTCGTGGACCCGCAGAAGTACGCGGACGCGGTGCTGCACCAGGACTTCGTGCAGCCGCTGTCTCGCCACGGCGCCGTGACCATGGTGGTGCTCAACCAGGCGGACCGCCTCGCCCCGGCCGACGTCCCCTCCGTGCTGGGATCGCTGCGCGAGCTGCTGGCCCAGGACGGGCTGCCCGCGACCGGCCCCAGCGCTCCGGTGGCGGTCTCCGCGCGCACGGGGGACGGGGTGGCCGAGCTGCGGGGACGGATCCACGAGGTCGCGGCCGGGCGCGCCGCCGCGGGAGCCCGGCTCGAGGCGGACGTGGTCCACGCGGCCGAGGAGCTGGCACGCGCCGCGGGCGAGGGCGATCCGCACGGGATCGACCCGGCGGCGAGCGAGCGCCTCACCGAGGGCCTCGCCCGTGCCGCGGGCATCGACATGGTGGCCGACGCCGCCGCGCGCTCCTACCGGCTGCGCGCGGGCAGGCACACGGGGTGGATCGCCACCCGCTGGCTCTCCCGGTTCCGCAAGGACCCGCTCAAGCGGCTGCACATCGAGAGCCACGACAAGTTCGCGGACCCGGGCGTGCACCGCACGTCCCTGCCGCCCATGAACGCGTCCCAGAAGGCCGCGGCGGACTCCGCGGTGCGGGGTTTCGCGGACGAGGTCTCCCGCGGTGCGGGGGAGCCGTGGCGGCGCAGCGTGCGCGGTGCGGCGCGGCGCCACGAGCAGCGCCTGCCCGATGCGCTGGACCAGGCGGTGGCTCGCACCAGGTTCTCGGCCCGCAGCGCCTCGTGGTGGTGGATCGCCGTGGACGTGCTGCAGTGGCTGGCCATGGCCGTCACGGTGCTGGGTCTGCTGTGGCTGCTGGGGCTGTTCCTCGCCGACTACTTCCAGCTCCAGCTCCCGCCGCCCCCCACGGTGGAGGGCTTCCCGCTGCCCGTGCCCACGCTCATGGTCGCGGCGGGTGTGGCGCTCGCCCTGTTCCTGGCGCTCACGGGCGCGGTGCTCGCGTCGCTGGCCTCCCGGGCGCGAGCGCGCACGGTACGACGCCGCCTGCTGCGCTCCGTGCGGGAGACCGCCCACGCGGAGGTCGAGGTGCCGGTGGAGCACGAGCTCGCCGCCCACCGGGAGTTCACCGCGGGGCTCGAGCGGGCGGCGTCGTCCGTGGCCTGA
- the leuD gene encoding 3-isopropylmalate dehydratase small subunit: protein MEKFSTHCGVGAPLKQSNVDTDQIIPAVYLKRITKTGFDDALFAGWRRDPEFVLNRPEYEGASVLVAGSDFGTGSSREHAVWALRDYGFRVVISSRFADIFRGNSGKQGLLAAQVEQSDVELLWKLMEEQPGVELEVDLESRTVACGGVGVPFQIDDYTRWRLMEGLDDIGLTLQHEEDIEAYEGARPSFKPTTLPARS from the coding sequence ATGGAGAAGTTCTCGACCCACTGCGGAGTGGGCGCACCCCTGAAGCAGTCCAACGTGGACACCGACCAGATCATCCCGGCCGTCTACCTCAAGAGGATCACCAAGACCGGCTTCGACGACGCCCTGTTCGCGGGCTGGCGCAGGGACCCGGAGTTCGTGCTCAACCGCCCCGAGTACGAGGGCGCCTCGGTGCTGGTGGCCGGCTCCGACTTCGGCACCGGCTCCTCCCGCGAGCACGCCGTGTGGGCCCTGCGGGACTACGGTTTCCGCGTGGTGATCTCCTCGCGCTTCGCGGACATCTTCCGCGGCAACTCGGGCAAGCAGGGGCTGCTGGCCGCCCAGGTGGAGCAGTCCGACGTGGAGCTGCTGTGGAAGCTCATGGAGGAGCAGCCGGGCGTGGAACTGGAGGTTGACCTCGAGTCCCGCACCGTGGCCTGCGGGGGTGTCGGCGTCCCGTTCCAGATCGACGACTACACCCGCTGGCGCCTCATGGAGGGCCTGGACGACATCGGGCTGACCCTGCAGCACGAGGAGGACATCGAGGCGTACGAGGGGGCTCGCCCGTCGTTCAAGCCCACGACCCTTCCCGCACGATCCTGA
- a CDS encoding fumarylacetoacetate hydrolase family protein yields MRIARFTHDNEIHYGTVHGEPGQETLRYLSGDPLYVGVQEVERTVAVSEARLLAPVIPRSKIVCVGRNYAEHAAEMGNDVPTRPLLFFKPNTAVSGPGDPVTLPAWTEEVSYEAELAVVIGRMCKDVPVERVPEVVFGYTAANDLTARDAQRSDGQWARAKGFDGACPLGPWVETELDTSALSVRSSVNGELKQDGSTQDMIFDVPTLVSYVSEAFTLLPGDVILTGTPAGVGTVDEGDRLSVQIEGIGELTTVLRR; encoded by the coding sequence ATGCGCATCGCACGGTTCACACACGACAACGAGATCCACTACGGCACCGTCCACGGGGAGCCCGGGCAGGAGACCCTGCGCTACCTCTCGGGGGACCCGCTCTACGTGGGGGTCCAGGAGGTCGAACGCACCGTGGCGGTCTCCGAGGCCCGGCTGCTGGCCCCGGTGATCCCGCGCTCCAAGATCGTGTGCGTGGGCCGCAACTACGCCGAGCACGCGGCCGAGATGGGCAACGACGTCCCCACCCGGCCCCTGCTGTTCTTCAAGCCCAACACCGCCGTCTCCGGCCCGGGGGACCCGGTCACGCTGCCGGCGTGGACCGAGGAGGTCTCCTACGAGGCCGAGCTGGCCGTGGTGATCGGGCGCATGTGCAAGGACGTGCCCGTGGAGCGCGTGCCCGAGGTCGTCTTCGGCTACACGGCCGCGAACGACCTCACCGCCCGCGACGCCCAGCGCAGCGACGGGCAGTGGGCCCGGGCCAAGGGCTTCGACGGCGCGTGCCCGCTGGGCCCGTGGGTGGAGACCGAGCTGGACACCTCCGCGCTGTCCGTGCGCTCGTCCGTGAACGGTGAGCTCAAGCAGGACGGCAGCACCCAGGACATGATCTTCGACGTCCCCACACTGGTCTCCTACGTGTCCGAGGCGTTCACGCTGCTGCCCGGGGACGTGATCCTCACCGGGACCCCGGCCGGGGTGGGCACCGTGGACGAGGGGGACCGGCTCTCGGTGCAGATCGAGGGGATCGGCGAGCTCACCACCGTGCTGCGCCGGTAG
- a CDS encoding dynamin family protein, with translation MNTETPSTVPLLDALEDTRDLLRATTLPLATASAPQQREDAARAVAQLEDYVLPRVRSLDAPLLAVVGGSTGAGKSTLVNALVGHPVTRSGAIRPTTRRPLLIHHPRDAGAFTTQRVLPHLARVRGTLTDSAQTPAGTAPGGGPVEDTGSLVLLGDESIPEGLAILDAPDVDSVSDDNRALAAQLLSAADLWLFVTTANRYADAVPWQLLRSAAGRDITVAVVLDRVQAASAAEIEEDLRRMLGAEGLGDAPVFVVQESPLNELGMLPRAAVEPLRDWLATLGADAHARSEIAARTLGGAVRELAHVTERTAEAAAAQQRTEDHLRREVTTSFDEALRAVVDSTRDGTLLRGEVLARWQDFVGTGEFFRGLEAGIGRARDRMTAFFTGRPAPEVRVEEAIETGLQAVIVESTARAAELTERRWRDEPAGQVLLAGRDVAALPPEFPADVAESIRAWQSDVMLMIQQEGAGKRTRARAMSLGVNALAVILMIAVFSTTGGLTGLEVGIAGGSGVLGTKLLEAVFGEDAVRRMSEQARGNLETRIRALLERRARMFLDTVDELGEHPSAEQLRSAAECVRRESEAL, from the coding sequence GTGAACACCGAGACCCCTTCCACCGTGCCGCTGCTCGACGCGCTCGAGGACACCCGGGACCTGCTGCGGGCCACCACGCTGCCCCTGGCCACGGCCAGTGCACCGCAGCAGCGCGAGGACGCCGCACGCGCGGTGGCCCAGCTGGAGGACTACGTGCTCCCGCGCGTGCGCTCCCTGGACGCGCCCCTGCTGGCCGTGGTGGGCGGTTCCACCGGCGCGGGCAAGTCCACGCTGGTCAACGCCCTGGTGGGCCACCCCGTGACCCGTTCCGGCGCCATCCGCCCCACCACCCGCCGGCCGCTGCTGATCCACCACCCCCGTGACGCGGGTGCGTTCACCACGCAGCGCGTGCTGCCGCACCTCGCGCGCGTCCGCGGCACCCTGACGGACTCCGCACAGACGCCGGCGGGCACCGCACCCGGCGGGGGTCCCGTGGAGGACACCGGGTCCCTCGTGCTGCTGGGGGACGAGAGCATCCCCGAGGGGCTCGCCATCCTGGACGCCCCGGACGTCGACTCCGTCTCCGACGACAACCGGGCGCTCGCGGCGCAGCTGCTCTCCGCCGCGGACCTGTGGCTGTTCGTGACCACGGCCAACCGCTACGCCGATGCCGTGCCGTGGCAGCTGCTGCGCAGCGCGGCGGGGCGCGACATCACCGTGGCGGTCGTGCTGGACCGGGTCCAGGCGGCGTCGGCGGCGGAGATCGAGGAGGACCTGCGGCGCATGCTGGGCGCGGAGGGTCTGGGAGACGCGCCCGTCTTCGTGGTCCAGGAGTCCCCGCTCAACGAGCTGGGCATGCTGCCGCGGGCCGCGGTGGAACCCCTGCGGGACTGGCTCGCGACGCTCGGTGCGGACGCGCACGCCCGCTCGGAGATCGCCGCCCGCACCCTGGGCGGTGCGGTGCGCGAGCTCGCGCACGTCACCGAGCGCACCGCCGAGGCGGCCGCCGCCCAGCAGCGCACGGAGGATCACCTGCGGCGGGAGGTCACCACGTCCTTCGACGAGGCCCTGCGCGCGGTGGTCGACTCCACGCGCGACGGCACCCTGCTGCGCGGCGAGGTCCTCGCCCGCTGGCAGGACTTCGTGGGCACCGGCGAGTTCTTTCGCGGTCTCGAGGCCGGGATCGGCCGGGCCCGGGACCGGATGACCGCGTTCTTCACGGGCAGGCCCGCACCCGAGGTGCGCGTGGAGGAGGCCATCGAGACGGGCCTGCAGGCCGTGATCGTGGAGAGCACGGCGCGGGCCGCGGAGCTCACCGAGCGGCGCTGGCGGGACGAGCCCGCGGGACAGGTGCTGCTCGCGGGCCGGGACGTGGCCGCACTGCCGCCGGAGTTCCCGGCGGACGTGGCGGAGAGCATCCGGGCGTGGCAGTCCGACGTGATGCTCATGATCCAGCAGGAGGGCGCCGGCAAGCGCACGCGCGCCCGCGCGATGTCCCTGGGCGTCAACGCGCTGGCGGTGATCCTGATGATCGCCGTGTTCTCCACCACCGGCGGGCTCACGGGGCTCGAGGTGGGCATCGCGGGAGGCTCCGGGGTGCTGGGCACCAAGCTGCTCGAGGCGGTGTTCGGCGAGGACGCCGTGCGGCGCATGAGCGAGCAGGCGCGCGGCAACCTCGAGACCCGCATCCGCGCGCTGCTGGAGCGCCGGGCCCGGATGTTCCTGGACACCGTGGACGAGCTCGGTGAGCACCCCTCCGCGGAGCAGCTGCGCTCCGCGGCCGAGTGCGTGCGCCGGGAGAGTGAGGCCCTGTGA
- a CDS encoding IclR family transcriptional regulator, producing the protein MDTTHAIDPTGAPLGSPLGGHGTGSRLSEKSSHSSSGVGVIDKASLILDALEAGPASLADLVDATGLSRPTAHRLAVALAHHRFVGRDVQGRFVLGSRLVELASAAGEDRLISAAAPVLLQLRDSTGESSQVFRRQGEWRVCVASAERPIGLRDTIPVGTQLSMKAGSAAQVLVAWEDHARLIEGLQHARFSATTLAGVRRRGWAQSIGEREAGIASVSAPVRGPSGRVIAAVSISGPIERLSKQPGQKHADVVVQAARQLTEAVRVSAA; encoded by the coding sequence ATGGACACGACGCATGCGATCGACCCGACCGGTGCCCCCCTGGGCTCGCCCCTGGGCGGCCACGGCACCGGCTCACGGCTCAGCGAGAAGTCCTCGCACTCCTCCTCCGGGGTGGGGGTGATCGACAAGGCCTCCCTGATCCTGGACGCCCTCGAGGCCGGTCCGGCCTCCCTCGCGGACCTCGTGGACGCCACGGGCCTGTCCCGGCCCACCGCGCACCGCCTCGCCGTGGCGCTGGCCCACCACCGTTTCGTGGGCCGGGACGTGCAGGGCCGCTTCGTGCTGGGCTCCCGCCTGGTGGAGCTCGCCTCCGCCGCGGGCGAGGACCGCCTGATCTCGGCCGCCGCGCCCGTGCTGCTGCAGCTGCGGGACAGCACGGGCGAGTCCTCCCAGGTGTTCCGGCGGCAGGGCGAGTGGCGCGTGTGCGTGGCCTCGGCCGAGCGCCCCATCGGGCTGCGGGACACCATCCCCGTGGGCACGCAGCTGTCCATGAAGGCAGGCTCGGCGGCGCAGGTGCTCGTGGCGTGGGAGGACCACGCGCGGCTGATCGAGGGACTGCAGCACGCCCGGTTCTCGGCCACCACGCTCGCCGGGGTCCGGCGCCGGGGCTGGGCCCAGTCGATCGGCGAGCGCGAGGCTGGCATCGCCTCGGTCTCCGCCCCGGTGCGGGGCCCGTCGGGGCGGGTGATCGCGGCGGTCTCGATCTCCGGGCCCATCGAGCGGCTGTCCAAGCAGCCCGGCCAGAAGCACGCGGACGTGGTGGTCCAGGCCGCGCGCCAGCTCACGGAGGCGGTGCGGGTCAGCGCCGCGTGA
- the gltX gene encoding glutamate--tRNA ligase, whose product MTDDASTLHPTVPADAPVRVRFCPSPTGTPHVGLIRTALFNWAWARHTGGTLVFRIEDTDAARDSEESFQQILDALDWLGITWDEGVNVGGPHEPYRQSQRGEIYQDVLAKLVDSGYVYEDFSTPEEVEQRHRAKGEDPKRGYDNYDRDLTDEQKAAFRAEGRQPVLRLRMPDEDISFTDLVRGEITFKAGSVPDFVVARANGKPLYTLVNPVDDALMGITQVLRGEDLLSSTPRQIALYRALVAIGVAEFIPEFGHLPYVMGEGNKKLSKRDPESNLFHHRDNGFIPEGLLNYLALLGWSLSADEDIFTVEQLVANFDIHDVLANPARFDVKKATAINGTHVRMLDPQDFRDRLVPYLRAAGLVGETLTPRENEILDRAAPLVQERMNLLGETEGLLGFLFRGDDEIVVAPDAAKQLKDSAPEVLDAALAALEPLDDFTAEAIETALREAIVDGLGIKPRLAFGPVRTAVSGQRISPPLFESLEILGRESSLARIAALRAELAAN is encoded by the coding sequence ATGACTGACGACGCCTCCACTCTGCACCCCACCGTCCCCGCCGATGCACCCGTGCGCGTGCGCTTCTGCCCGTCACCCACGGGCACCCCGCACGTGGGTCTGATCCGCACCGCCCTGTTCAACTGGGCGTGGGCCCGCCACACGGGCGGCACCCTGGTGTTCCGCATCGAGGACACCGACGCCGCCCGCGACTCCGAGGAGAGCTTCCAGCAGATCCTCGACGCCCTGGACTGGCTCGGGATCACGTGGGACGAGGGCGTGAACGTGGGTGGACCTCACGAGCCGTACCGCCAGTCCCAGCGCGGCGAGATCTACCAGGACGTCCTGGCGAAGCTCGTGGACAGCGGGTACGTCTACGAGGACTTCTCCACCCCGGAGGAAGTCGAGCAGCGCCACCGCGCCAAGGGTGAGGACCCCAAGCGCGGCTACGACAACTACGACCGCGACCTCACGGACGAGCAGAAGGCCGCGTTCCGCGCCGAGGGCCGCCAGCCCGTGCTGCGGCTGCGCATGCCGGACGAGGACATCTCCTTCACGGACCTCGTGCGCGGGGAGATCACGTTCAAGGCCGGCTCCGTGCCGGACTTCGTGGTGGCCCGGGCCAACGGCAAGCCCCTGTACACGCTGGTGAACCCGGTGGACGACGCCCTCATGGGGATCACCCAGGTGCTGCGCGGGGAGGACCTGCTCTCCTCCACCCCGCGCCAGATCGCGCTCTACCGCGCGCTCGTGGCCATCGGTGTGGCCGAGTTCATCCCCGAGTTCGGACACCTGCCGTACGTGATGGGGGAGGGCAACAAGAAGCTGTCCAAGCGGGATCCCGAGTCCAACCTGTTCCACCACCGGGACAACGGCTTCATCCCCGAGGGCCTGCTCAACTACCTCGCGCTGCTGGGCTGGTCCCTGTCCGCGGACGAGGACATCTTCACGGTCGAGCAGCTCGTGGCGAACTTCGACATCCACGACGTGCTGGCCAACCCCGCCCGCTTCGACGTGAAGAAGGCCACGGCCATCAACGGCACCCACGTGCGCATGCTGGACCCGCAGGACTTCCGCGACCGGCTGGTCCCGTACCTGCGCGCCGCCGGCCTCGTGGGAGAGACCCTCACCCCGCGTGAGAACGAGATCCTGGACCGTGCGGCCCCGCTCGTCCAGGAGCGCATGAACCTGCTGGGGGAGACGGAGGGTCTGCTGGGCTTCCTGTTCCGCGGCGACGACGAGATCGTGGTGGCCCCCGACGCCGCCAAGCAGCTCAAGGACAGCGCCCCCGAGGTGCTCGACGCCGCCCTGGCCGCGCTGGAGCCCCTCGACGACTTCACGGCGGAGGCCATCGAGACCGCCCTGCGCGAGGCCATCGTGGACGGCCTGGGCATCAAGCCCCGACTGGCCTTCGGTCCCGTGCGCACCGCGGTGTCCGGCCAGCGGATCTCCCCGCCGCTCTTCGAGTCCCTCGAGATCCTGGGACGGGAGTCCTCGCTCGCCCGCATCGCCGCCCTGCGCGCCGAGCTCGCCGCGAACTGA